Proteins encoded in a region of the Streptomyces sp. NBC_01298 genome:
- a CDS encoding TetR/AcrR family transcriptional regulator — MPRRSAALDRATPAAIAAAALRILDEQGPAALSFRALAERLDVSHATVQRRCTDLAGLLDLCTEHLAAQLPEIPAAVGWAEATERRFSALYRLLAAHPGLMILRGGRPWLGRQLLARLVEPALADSVAAGMNPAEAMTAYRRMYLLTLGSAAFVDHRDPAAATAASRGALAALDPAEFPVLSGGLADVLPALTDHEVYYGALRQLIEANRPAGA, encoded by the coding sequence ATGCCCAGAAGATCAGCGGCCCTGGACCGTGCCACACCCGCGGCGATCGCCGCCGCCGCCCTGCGGATCCTCGACGAGCAGGGGCCCGCCGCGCTCAGCTTCCGCGCGCTCGCCGAGCGGCTCGACGTCTCGCACGCCACCGTCCAGCGCCGGTGCACCGACCTCGCCGGCCTGCTCGACCTCTGCACCGAGCACCTCGCCGCGCAGCTGCCCGAGATCCCGGCCGCGGTGGGCTGGGCCGAAGCCACCGAGCGGCGGTTCAGCGCCCTCTACCGGCTCCTCGCGGCCCACCCCGGGCTGATGATCCTGCGCGGCGGCCGCCCCTGGCTCGGCCGGCAGCTGCTCGCGCGGCTCGTGGAACCGGCGCTCGCCGACAGCGTGGCCGCCGGGATGAACCCCGCCGAGGCGATGACCGCGTACCGGCGGATGTACCTGCTGACCCTGGGCAGCGCGGCCTTCGTCGACCACCGGGACCCGGCCGCCGCCACCGCCGCCTCGCGCGGGGCGCTGGCCGCCCTGGACCCCGCCGAGTTCCCCGTGCTCTCGGGCGGGCTGGCCGACGTACTGCCCGCGCTGACCGACCACGAGGTGTACTACGGAGCCCTGCGGCAGCTGATCGAGGCGAACCGGCCCGCGGGGGCCTGA
- a CDS encoding ricin-type beta-trefoil lectin domain protein: MPPRLRASLPCLTAAALLALALCPAPATAEPHATSDTPLALTPPMGWNNWAHYMCDIDEAKVVANADALVTTGLAAKGYDTVTIDDCWMTKSRDADGDLVVDTQKFPHGMAWLGAYLHARKLKFGIYQDAGSLTCERYPGSGSPEGGGPDHYARDARQFASWKVDYVKMDGCNLWVPEGKTKEQAYRDAYNSVARALRGSGRDMALSASAPAYFQQGEWGGSDWHKVIDWAGETGQLWREGRDIKVYKPTAPNTSRWSSVMGNYGYNRWLGRYAGPGNWNDPDFLIAGAPGLTAAESRSQVGLWAMMAAPFILSSQVSELSADGLAALGNTDLIALDQDPMGRQGAVVSSNATFDILVRPLANGDRAVAVLNRSGAARDIRVPLEELGLDSCTVESKNLWNGETRELSDTLTGTLAAHDTGVWRLTPRPGCAEAVPTGQIAGRGSGTSAACADGANTTGVGAVVMAACTGAPDQRWTLGRDGGLRQAGACLSAGEEGLVELADCSGDRRHHEPGQSWTPRRDGALVEDASGLCLTAPAPAAAPVEPGTPAERLRLTPCGDHQVDQAWALPV; the protein is encoded by the coding sequence GTGCCGCCTCGCCTGCGTGCGTCGCTCCCCTGTCTGACCGCGGCCGCCCTGCTCGCCCTCGCGCTCTGCCCCGCCCCCGCGACGGCCGAGCCCCACGCGACGTCGGACACTCCGCTCGCGCTCACTCCGCCCATGGGCTGGAACAACTGGGCGCACTACATGTGCGACATCGACGAGGCCAAGGTCGTGGCGAACGCGGACGCGCTCGTGACCACCGGCCTGGCAGCCAAGGGCTACGACACCGTCACCATCGACGACTGCTGGATGACCAAGAGCCGTGACGCGGACGGCGATCTGGTCGTCGACACGCAGAAGTTCCCGCACGGGATGGCCTGGCTCGGCGCGTACCTGCACGCCAGGAAGCTGAAGTTCGGCATCTACCAGGACGCCGGCTCCCTCACCTGCGAGCGCTACCCCGGCAGCGGCTCCCCCGAGGGCGGCGGCCCCGACCACTACGCCCGCGACGCCCGGCAGTTCGCCTCCTGGAAGGTGGACTACGTCAAGATGGACGGCTGCAACCTCTGGGTGCCGGAGGGCAAGACCAAGGAACAGGCCTACCGGGACGCCTACAACTCCGTGGCCAGGGCGCTGCGCGGCAGCGGCCGGGACATGGCGCTGTCCGCCTCGGCGCCCGCCTACTTCCAGCAGGGCGAGTGGGGCGGATCCGACTGGCACAAGGTGATCGACTGGGCCGGCGAGACCGGCCAGCTGTGGCGCGAGGGCCGGGACATCAAGGTCTACAAGCCGACCGCCCCGAACACCTCGCGCTGGAGCTCGGTCATGGGCAACTACGGCTACAACCGCTGGCTCGGCCGGTACGCAGGCCCCGGCAACTGGAACGACCCCGACTTCCTGATCGCCGGCGCCCCCGGGCTCACCGCGGCGGAGAGCCGCAGCCAGGTCGGCCTGTGGGCCATGATGGCCGCGCCGTTCATCCTGTCCTCGCAGGTCTCCGAACTCTCCGCGGACGGGCTCGCCGCCCTCGGCAACACCGATCTGATCGCGCTGGACCAGGACCCGATGGGCCGCCAGGGCGCGGTGGTCTCCTCGAACGCCACCTTCGACATCCTGGTGCGGCCGCTGGCGAACGGGGACCGCGCGGTCGCCGTCCTCAACCGGTCCGGCGCCGCCCGCGACATCCGCGTACCGCTCGAGGAGCTCGGGCTGGACTCCTGCACCGTCGAGTCGAAGAACCTGTGGAACGGTGAGACCCGCGAGCTGTCCGACACCCTGACCGGAACGCTGGCCGCGCACGACACGGGCGTCTGGCGGCTCACCCCGCGCCCCGGCTGCGCCGAGGCCGTCCCGACCGGGCAGATCGCCGGCCGGGGCTCCGGTACGAGCGCCGCCTGCGCCGACGGGGCGAACACCACCGGCGTCGGCGCCGTCGTGATGGCCGCCTGTACGGGCGCACCCGACCAGCGCTGGACCCTGGGCCGGGACGGCGGCCTGCGCCAGGCCGGCGCCTGCCTGTCGGCGGGCGAGGAGGGCCTCGTGGAGCTGGCCGACTGCTCGGGCGACCGGCGCCACCACGAGCCGGGGCAAAGCTGGACCCCCCGCCGCGACGGCGCCCTGGTCGAGGACGCGAGCGGACTCTGCCTGACGGCGCCCGCCCCCGCGGCGGCCCCGGTCGAACCGGGCACCCCCGCCGAGCGGCTGCGGCTGACGCCCTGCGGCGACCACCAGGTCGACCAGGCGTGGGCCCTGCCGGTCTGA
- a CDS encoding alpha-N-acetylglucosaminidase has translation MPVPLTRRGRAAARRARRRITLAALPAALFTLTVTGAAPGATAPAAGTAAPGAAAPGTAAPAVGAAAPAAQSPAAAPAPRPRAFDTAPARASLQRLLPRHAGQFTLVPDPGSGPDTFTVSGTAGAITVRGSTGATLLTGVGWYLQHVAGADIGWPGDSIGLLPAELPAVSSPVTRSAHVAHRYALNDTDDGYSGPYRTFEEHQRQIDLLALHGMNEVFVQVGAEYPYYKALQRFGYSAEELREWIPGPGHQSWWLLQNLSGFGGPVSEELMRGRAELGGRIAEQLRGLGMTPVLPGYFGTVPPAFAGRNPGAITVPQGDWAGFDRPDWLDPMSPPFAKLAAAYYEEQRAVFGDSTMYRMSPLHEGGQTGSVDVKSAAGAVQQALWAAHPGALWAVLGWQDDPTKELLAGVDTSKLLILDGLSDRYNRLDRETRWGGTSYAIGSIYNFGGHTTIGANTSVWIDRFQSWRAKPDSALKGIAYLPEATGTNPAAFDLFTDLAWEPGPVDQRKWFADFAARRYGAPDARAAAAWEELRTGPYSTSSGLWSESQDSLFAARPSLTAVGSAYWSPKAMRYQAGSVRRALDHLLKVDPRLRGSSAYRFDLVDTARQALANHSRVLLPRIKAAYEAQDLALFRELTADWSQRERQLDALVGSDPNFLLGSWLSAARAHGGDEAERDRYEYDARSLLSVWGRQSTSEGGFLHDYANREWSGLVSELYARRWSSYFTSLEEALVRRAAPRAIDWHAFEDDWAKLTTRHPTRPTGDPYVLASGIAATLPAVN, from the coding sequence ATGCCGGTCCCCCTCACACGACGCGGCCGGGCCGCCGCCCGGCGGGCGCGCCGCCGGATCACCCTGGCCGCGCTGCCCGCGGCCCTGTTCACCCTGACCGTCACCGGGGCGGCCCCCGGGGCGACGGCTCCGGCCGCAGGGACGGCGGCCCCCGGGGCGGCGGCTCCCGGGACGGCGGCCCCCGCCGTGGGGGCGGCGGCTCCCGCGGCCCAGTCCCCCGCGGCGGCGCCCGCGCCCCGGCCGCGGGCCTTCGACACCGCCCCCGCCCGGGCCTCCCTGCAGCGGCTGCTGCCGCGCCACGCGGGGCAGTTCACGCTGGTGCCCGACCCGGGATCCGGGCCCGACACCTTTACCGTGTCCGGCACCGCCGGCGCGATCACCGTCCGGGGATCCACCGGCGCCACGCTGCTCACCGGGGTCGGCTGGTACCTCCAGCACGTCGCCGGAGCCGACATCGGCTGGCCCGGAGACAGCATCGGCCTGCTGCCCGCCGAGCTGCCGGCGGTATCCTCGCCGGTCACCCGCAGCGCGCACGTGGCGCACCGGTACGCGCTGAACGACACCGACGACGGGTACAGCGGCCCGTACCGCACCTTCGAGGAACACCAGCGGCAGATCGACCTGCTCGCCCTGCACGGCATGAACGAGGTGTTCGTCCAGGTCGGCGCCGAGTACCCGTACTACAAGGCGCTCCAGCGGTTCGGCTACAGCGCCGAGGAGCTGCGGGAGTGGATCCCGGGTCCCGGTCACCAGAGCTGGTGGCTGCTGCAGAACCTGAGCGGCTTCGGCGGCCCGGTGTCCGAGGAACTGATGCGCGGCCGCGCCGAATTGGGCGGCAGGATCGCCGAGCAGCTGCGCGGTCTCGGCATGACCCCGGTCCTGCCGGGCTACTTCGGGACGGTGCCGCCGGCCTTCGCCGGTCGCAACCCCGGCGCGATCACGGTCCCGCAGGGCGACTGGGCGGGCTTCGACCGGCCCGACTGGCTGGACCCGATGTCGCCGCCCTTCGCCAAGCTGGCCGCCGCGTACTACGAGGAGCAGCGCGCGGTGTTCGGGGACAGCACGATGTACCGGATGAGCCCGCTGCACGAGGGCGGCCAGACCGGTTCGGTGGACGTGAAGTCGGCCGCCGGGGCGGTGCAGCAGGCTCTGTGGGCGGCGCATCCGGGCGCCCTGTGGGCGGTGCTGGGCTGGCAGGACGATCCGACCAAGGAGCTGCTGGCCGGGGTGGACACCTCGAAGCTGCTGATCCTGGACGGGCTCTCCGACCGGTACAACCGGCTGGACCGCGAGACCCGTTGGGGCGGGACCTCGTACGCCATCGGCTCGATCTACAACTTCGGCGGGCACACGACGATCGGCGCGAACACCTCGGTGTGGATCGACCGCTTCCAGTCCTGGCGGGCGAAGCCCGACAGCGCGCTGAAGGGCATCGCCTACCTGCCCGAGGCCACCGGCACCAATCCGGCGGCCTTCGACCTCTTCACCGACCTCGCGTGGGAGCCCGGCCCCGTCGACCAGCGCAAGTGGTTCGCGGACTTCGCGGCCCGCCGGTACGGGGCCCCGGACGCCCGGGCCGCCGCGGCCTGGGAGGAGCTGCGCACGGGCCCGTACAGCACCTCTTCGGGGCTGTGGTCGGAGTCCCAGGACAGCCTGTTCGCCGCCCGGCCGAGCCTGACGGCCGTGGGGTCGGCCTACTGGAGCCCCAAGGCGATGCGGTACCAGGCGGGTTCGGTGCGCCGGGCCCTGGACCACCTGCTCAAGGTGGATCCCCGGCTCCGCGGCTCCAGCGCCTACCGCTTCGACCTGGTGGACACCGCCCGGCAGGCCCTCGCCAACCACTCGCGGGTGCTGCTGCCCCGGATCAAGGCGGCCTACGAGGCCCAGGACCTGGCCCTGTTCCGCGAACTGACCGCCGACTGGTCCCAGCGGGAGCGGCAGTTGGACGCGCTCGTCGGATCCGATCCGAACTTCCTGCTCGGTTCCTGGCTGTCGGCGGCCCGCGCGCACGGCGGGGACGAGGCCGAGCGGGACCGGTACGAGTACGACGCCCGCTCGCTCCTCAGCGTGTGGGGGCGGCAGAGCACCAGCGAGGGCGGCTTCCTGCACGACTACGCGAACCGTGAATGGAGCGGTCTGGTCAGCGAGTTGTACGCGCGGCGCTGGTCCTCCTACTTCACCTCGCTGGAGGAGGCCCTGGTGCGGCGCGCCGCACCGAGGGCGATCGACTGGCACGCCTTCGAGGACGACTGGGCCAAGCTCACCACCCGCCATCCGACGCGGCCGACCGGTGACCCGTACGTCCTGGCGAGCGGCATCGCCGCCACCCTTCCGGCCGTCAACTGA
- a CDS encoding molybdopterin-dependent oxidoreductase → MIRTKAGRAGAGGPGRYALGAVGGLLAAFAGLALAQLVAAAVRPEAAPLTAVGGAVVDGTPAAVKEWAIRSFGTDDKLVLTLGVGAVLAAAAIAAGLLAVRRPAAGTALAAAFGVLGAAAALGRPEAARPDALPSLVGGCAAAGVLYLLVRAIPRPRPRASGAGPPGALDRRGFGRLAVAVLALSAGAGYAGRRLGAFGDAGATASRAGLVLPPPAAAAPPVPAGSDLRIPGATRFITPVREFYRVDTALVIPRVDAGTWRLTVRGEGVSRPLTLGLRELLARPLVEHDATLTCVSNEVGGPYAGTARWLGVRLADLLREAGVRPPSQGGRADQLVARSVDGMTLGTPVETVMDGREALLVVGMNGEPLPFRHGFPVRMIVPGLYGYVSACKWLRELRLTTFAAYDAYWVRRSWAQRAPVKTQSRIDTPRPSAEVAAGRVAVAGVAWAPHRGIARVEVRADAGPWREARLGAADGNDTWRQWVWPWEAAPGGHTLEVRATDGAGAVQTGERAGTLPDGATGWHAVTVRVRG, encoded by the coding sequence ATGATCCGAACGAAAGCGGGTCGGGCCGGCGCCGGAGGGCCGGGCCGGTACGCGCTCGGTGCCGTCGGCGGACTGCTCGCCGCCTTCGCCGGGCTGGCCCTGGCCCAGCTGGTCGCGGCGGCCGTCCGGCCCGAGGCGGCCCCGCTCACCGCCGTCGGCGGGGCCGTGGTCGACGGCACCCCGGCCGCCGTCAAGGAGTGGGCGATCCGCAGCTTCGGCACGGACGACAAGCTGGTCCTGACCCTGGGCGTCGGCGCCGTGCTGGCCGCCGCGGCGATCGCGGCCGGGCTGCTCGCCGTACGCCGCCCGGCCGCGGGCACGGCGCTCGCGGCCGCCTTCGGCGTGCTCGGCGCGGCGGCCGCGCTCGGCCGGCCGGAGGCGGCCCGGCCGGACGCCCTGCCCTCGCTGGTGGGCGGGTGCGCGGCCGCCGGAGTGCTGTACCTGCTGGTCAGAGCCATCCCGCGGCCCCGCCCGCGGGCCTCGGGAGCCGGCCCGCCCGGCGCCCTGGACCGCCGCGGCTTCGGCCGCCTCGCCGTCGCCGTCCTGGCCCTGTCGGCCGGAGCCGGGTACGCCGGGCGGCGGCTCGGCGCCTTCGGGGACGCGGGGGCCACGGCCTCGCGGGCCGGGCTCGTCCTTCCGCCGCCCGCCGCGGCGGCCCCGCCGGTCCCGGCCGGATCGGACCTGCGGATCCCCGGAGCCACCCGGTTCATCACGCCCGTCCGGGAGTTCTACCGGGTGGACACCGCCTTGGTGATCCCGCGCGTGGACGCCGGCACCTGGCGGCTGACCGTGCGCGGGGAGGGGGTCTCCAGGCCCCTCACCCTCGGCCTGCGGGAGCTGCTCGCCCGGCCCCTGGTCGAGCACGACGCCACCTTGACCTGCGTGTCGAACGAGGTCGGCGGCCCGTACGCGGGCACGGCCCGCTGGCTCGGCGTGCGCCTCGCCGATCTGCTCCGCGAGGCGGGGGTTCGGCCGCCCTCACAGGGCGGCCGCGCCGACCAGCTCGTGGCCCGCTCGGTGGACGGGATGACCCTCGGCACCCCCGTCGAGACCGTGATGGACGGCCGGGAGGCGCTGCTGGTGGTGGGCATGAACGGCGAACCGCTCCCCTTCCGGCACGGTTTCCCCGTACGGATGATCGTGCCGGGCCTGTACGGGTACGTCTCCGCGTGCAAGTGGCTGCGCGAGCTCCGGCTCACCACCTTCGCCGCGTACGACGCGTACTGGGTGCGCAGGTCCTGGGCGCAGCGGGCCCCGGTCAAGACCCAGTCGCGCATCGACACCCCGCGCCCCTCCGCCGAGGTCGCGGCGGGCCGGGTGGCCGTCGCCGGGGTGGCGTGGGCGCCGCACCGGGGCATCGCGCGGGTCGAGGTACGGGCGGACGCGGGTCCGTGGCGGGAGGCCCGGCTCGGGGCGGCGGACGGGAACGACACCTGGCGCCAGTGGGTGTGGCCCTGGGAGGCGGCTCCGGGCGGGCACACCCTGGAGGTCCGCGCCACGGACGGCGCCGGCGCCGTACAGACGGGGGAACGCGCCGGGACCCTCCCCGACGGCGCCACCGGATGGCACGCGGTGACCGTCCGGGTCCGGGGCTAG
- a CDS encoding metallophosphoesterase family protein: MNTSAPAPIRVAHLADLHIGSALRGLADYPGAPAIDGREAPYEALRAAVRRIVEGGYDAVLIAGDVFDRRHCDARALAACQDALGAFHEAGLRTVVVSGNHDAETPLPHKLNLPPSVRWLGADAPESVTWPDLGITVHGQSVAGPDERRDLAAGFPRAIPGAVNIGLLHTSLHGAWSRRICAPADPRTLARAGYDYWALGHVHHRLVPGAGAFAAYPGNTHARGPAEAGGRGFTELLVDGPGAPRILPVDTAPVRYETLHLPYRETAEADLKDRFAAVPEPSWGGAVVWTLSSATDPGLLHEARALAGPAAMVCPAGESAVAC, from the coding sequence GTGAACACCTCCGCGCCCGCGCCGATACGCGTGGCCCACCTGGCCGACCTGCACATAGGCTCCGCCCTGCGCGGGCTCGCGGACTACCCCGGGGCGCCCGCGATAGACGGGCGCGAAGCCCCGTACGAGGCCCTGCGCGCGGCCGTGCGGCGCATCGTCGAGGGCGGCTACGACGCGGTGCTCATCGCCGGGGACGTCTTCGACCGCCGCCACTGCGACGCCCGGGCGCTGGCCGCCTGCCAGGACGCGCTCGGCGCCTTCCACGAGGCGGGGCTGCGCACGGTGGTGGTCTCGGGCAACCACGACGCCGAGACCCCGCTGCCGCACAAACTGAACCTCCCGCCCTCGGTGCGCTGGCTCGGCGCCGACGCCCCCGAGTCGGTGACCTGGCCCGACCTCGGCATCACCGTCCACGGCCAGTCGGTGGCCGGACCCGACGAGCGCCGCGACCTCGCGGCCGGCTTCCCGCGCGCGATCCCCGGCGCCGTCAACATTGGGCTGCTGCACACCAGCCTGCACGGTGCCTGGAGCCGCCGGATCTGCGCACCGGCCGACCCGCGGACGCTGGCCCGCGCCGGCTACGACTACTGGGCGCTGGGCCACGTCCACCACCGGCTGGTCCCCGGAGCCGGCGCCTTCGCCGCCTACCCGGGCAACACGCACGCCCGCGGTCCCGCGGAGGCCGGCGGCCGCGGCTTCACCGAGCTGCTGGTCGACGGCCCCGGAGCGCCGCGGATCCTTCCGGTGGACACCGCCCCGGTGCGGTACGAGACGCTGCACCTCCCGTACCGGGAGACCGCCGAAGCCGACCTGAAGGACCGTTTCGCTGCCGTCCCGGAGCCGTCCTGGGGCGGCGCCGTCGTCTGGACCCTCAGCTCCGCCACCGACCCCGGCCTCCTCCACGAGGCCCGCGCCCTGGCCGGCCCGGCCGCCATGGTCTGCCCGGCCGGGGAGTCGGCCGTCGCTTGCTGA
- a CDS encoding DoxX family membrane protein — protein sequence MATLLTPSRKITTPGATTGRAGGENGGDSGPALALPARIALAALRVLVAWTFIWPFLDKLFGLGFSTPSAKSVINGGSPTEGFLLHGTKGPFAHTFDSVAGAGWLDLIFMTGLLGIGLAFLLGIGTRIAAVSCAMMMGFMWLVTMLPATNPLTDDHWILAVAGAVVATTAAGNHFGLGRAWRRTALVRRYRFLI from the coding sequence ATGGCCACTCTGCTCACCCCTTCGCGCAAGATCACCACCCCCGGCGCCACCACCGGCCGGGCCGGAGGCGAGAACGGGGGCGACAGCGGTCCCGCACTGGCCCTGCCGGCCCGCATCGCCCTCGCAGCCCTCCGCGTCCTGGTCGCCTGGACCTTCATCTGGCCCTTCCTGGACAAGCTCTTCGGGCTCGGATTCAGCACCCCGTCGGCCAAGTCCGTCATCAACGGGGGCTCGCCCACCGAGGGTTTCCTGCTGCACGGGACGAAGGGCCCCTTCGCGCACACCTTCGACTCGGTAGCCGGCGCCGGCTGGCTTGACCTGATCTTCATGACGGGCCTGCTCGGCATCGGCCTGGCGTTCCTGCTCGGCATCGGCACGCGGATCGCCGCCGTGTCCTGCGCGATGATGATGGGCTTCATGTGGCTCGTCACGATGCTGCCCGCGACCAACCCCCTCACCGACGACCACTGGATCCTCGCGGTGGCCGGAGCCGTGGTGGCCACGACCGCTGCGGGCAACCACTTCGGGCTCGGCCGGGCCTGGCGCCGGACCGCACTGGTCCGCCGGTACCGCTTCCTCATCTGA
- a CDS encoding alpha/beta hydrolase gives MELTSTSFLVTLIVVTALAMLAALLLWNGIPGPGWVRWPARLLMIGLCQLTAICVVATWINGSYGLYSSWDDLLGTEAGQNDSAMTGPPLGRAKFTLGGDGTRTTYFRGSHSKLAGQVIVWTPPEYDAPGAEKTRFPVLMLLHGYPGSPRSWLDIGDMPGALEQLVRIGAAHPFILVIPDLYPGGVNTDCTDTPRRKVASWLAEDVPDLVAKNFRTLPEPKGWGLMGISTGAFCAAKLPLQYPKAFRAGAALDPDPLTGDPDVLSDPVLRERNSPMWLVTHTKNADVGLFLATSAQDKDSPPQQLTDFTKAAQNSGVRVKTLVRPQGGHNFQTWIAMYPDALGWLSTEVSPPAEGP, from the coding sequence GTGGAGCTGACCAGTACGTCGTTCCTCGTCACGCTGATCGTCGTCACCGCACTCGCGATGCTCGCCGCACTGCTCCTGTGGAACGGGATCCCCGGCCCCGGCTGGGTGCGCTGGCCGGCCCGGCTGCTGATGATCGGCCTGTGCCAGCTCACCGCCATCTGCGTGGTGGCCACCTGGATCAACGGGAGCTACGGCCTCTACTCCTCCTGGGACGACCTGCTGGGCACCGAAGCCGGGCAGAACGACTCCGCCATGACCGGGCCGCCGCTGGGGCGGGCCAAGTTCACCCTCGGCGGCGACGGCACCCGCACCACGTACTTCCGCGGCTCCCACTCCAAGCTCGCCGGCCAGGTGATCGTGTGGACGCCCCCGGAGTACGACGCACCGGGCGCGGAGAAGACCCGGTTCCCCGTGCTGATGCTGCTGCACGGCTATCCGGGCTCGCCCCGCTCCTGGCTCGACATCGGTGACATGCCCGGCGCACTGGAGCAGCTCGTCCGGATCGGCGCGGCGCACCCCTTCATCCTGGTGATCCCCGACCTGTACCCCGGCGGGGTGAACACCGACTGCACGGACACCCCGCGGCGGAAGGTGGCGAGCTGGCTCGCCGAGGACGTGCCCGACCTGGTGGCCAAGAACTTCCGCACGCTCCCCGAGCCCAAGGGCTGGGGCCTGATGGGCATCTCCACCGGGGCCTTCTGCGCGGCCAAGCTGCCGCTCCAGTACCCGAAGGCCTTCCGGGCGGGCGCGGCCCTGGACCCGGATCCGCTGACCGGCGACCCCGATGTGCTGTCCGATCCGGTGCTGCGCGAGCGCAACAGCCCCATGTGGCTGGTCACCCACACGAAGAATGCCGACGTCGGGCTATTCCTGGCCACCTCGGCCCAGGACAAGGACAGCCCGCCGCAGCAGCTGACCGACTTCACGAAGGCGGCCCAGAACTCCGGGGTCCGGGTCAAGACGCTGGTCCGCCCTCAGGGCGGACACAACTTCCAGACCTGGATCGCGATGTACCCCGACGCGCTGGGGTGGCTGAGCACGGAGGTCTCACCGCCCGCCGAAGGCCCGTAG
- a CDS encoding cytochrome P450 family protein: MDPAGGCPHALNARLRAQGAVAEVVLPGGVPGAVVLGHEALREFLAHPDVAKDARHFPALHDGTIPPDWPLRVFANAQGMHTADDADHRRLRSLVGNAFTVRQVERLRPRIEELTAGLLGDLERAARDAPDGVADLRTHVALPLPMSVICELLGVDPEHRGRLHELSNTVIVATDKTPAEVMAALRELVELIGAIAAARRADPGEDLTSALIAARDDDGGRLSEAELTGTMRLMLVAGHETTLNLISNAVRALCTHRDQLALVLEGKATWSDVVDETLRFDAPVSWFPFRYPTRDLTIEGTVIPQGTPVLAGYTAAGRDEAFHGPDADRFDLTRPTAARNLSFGHGAHYCVGAPLARLEATIALEALFTRFPDLDLAVPEAELPHQRSFIGNSVESLPVRLRAFGGR, from the coding sequence ATCGACCCCGCCGGCGGCTGCCCGCACGCCCTCAACGCCCGGCTGCGCGCCCAGGGGGCGGTGGCCGAGGTGGTGCTTCCCGGCGGTGTTCCCGGCGCGGTCGTCCTCGGTCACGAGGCGCTGAGGGAGTTCCTCGCCCACCCCGACGTGGCCAAGGACGCCCGGCACTTCCCCGCCCTGCACGACGGCACCATCCCTCCGGACTGGCCGCTGCGCGTCTTCGCCAACGCCCAGGGCATGCACACCGCCGACGACGCCGACCACCGCCGGCTGCGCTCCCTGGTGGGCAACGCCTTCACCGTCCGCCAGGTGGAGCGGCTGCGCCCCCGCATCGAGGAGCTGACGGCCGGGCTGCTCGGGGACCTGGAGCGGGCGGCGCGGGACGCTCCGGACGGGGTGGCGGACCTGCGCACGCACGTCGCGCTCCCGCTCCCGATGAGCGTGATCTGCGAGCTCCTCGGCGTGGACCCCGAACACCGGGGGCGGCTGCACGAGCTCTCCAACACCGTCATCGTCGCCACCGACAAGACCCCGGCCGAGGTCATGGCGGCCCTGCGCGAGCTGGTCGAGCTGATCGGCGCCATCGCCGCCGCCCGCCGGGCCGATCCGGGCGAGGATCTGACCAGTGCGCTGATCGCCGCCCGGGACGACGACGGCGGCCGGCTCAGCGAGGCCGAACTCACCGGCACCATGCGGCTGATGCTGGTCGCCGGCCACGAGACCACGCTCAATCTGATCAGCAACGCCGTACGCGCCCTGTGCACCCACCGCGACCAGCTCGCGCTGGTCCTGGAGGGGAAGGCCACCTGGTCGGACGTGGTCGACGAGACCCTGCGCTTCGACGCCCCGGTCAGCTGGTTCCCGTTCCGCTACCCGACCCGCGATCTGACCATCGAGGGGACCGTGATCCCGCAGGGCACGCCGGTCCTCGCCGGCTACACGGCGGCCGGCCGCGACGAGGCCTTCCACGGCCCGGACGCCGACCGGTTCGACCTGACCCGCCCCACCGCGGCCCGCAACCTCTCCTTCGGACACGGCGCCCACTACTGCGTCGGAGCCCCGCTCGCCCGGCTGGAGGCCACCATCGCCCTGGAAGCCCTCTTCACCCGCTTCCCGGACCTGGACCTGGCCGTGCCCGAAGCCGAACTCCCGCACCAGCGGAGCTTCATAGGCAACAGCGTGGAGTCGCTGCCGGTCCGGCTACGGGCCTTCGGCGGGCGGTGA